Genomic window (Oryza sativa Japonica Group chromosome 3, ASM3414082v1):
GCACGTGTAACGTGCCAAATATCCTTTCAGTTTCAGCAAACAGTACACATGGTTTATTTATTCTGATTTCTGACAGGAAAACAAACAGATCAATTATGTCTGCAATAGAAAATGTTTGGAGGGGAACAACATGCTTTCATATGAAAATAAACTGACTAGCAAAAGCAAGAAgaagattgttttttttcccattctCCAAGTAATATTATGTACCAGTACCACTGAGGAGAATCAATGTACATATACAAGAGATTATTCAGTATTTTTTGAGataaaatatatacatacaaTTTGCTGTACAATAAATTCCTTTGTCCAAGTAATATTGCTCTATGAAGGCTGACATTAAATTGCAGCTGCTTTCTTGCACTTGTATTGCTGTGCATAGTAGACGAAAAGAAGAAGATTCAGAAAACTAAGGCCAGCTATGAGCCAGAAAAAGCGGTCAAGATGGCCTTCATTCAAGTTATCAGGGATCCAACCCGGATTATCATCTCGAGTTGTAAAATATGAAACCAGGGTCAGTATGAATGAACTAAGATAGCTTCCAAGCGACACCGTAACAAGAGCGAAAGCGGAGCACAAGCTTCTCATGGAATCTGGAGACTGGTTGTAGAAGAACTCGGCTTGGCCAATGGCTGTGAACACCTCACCAATACCAACCAACAAGTATTGAGGCGCTTGCCAAAGAATGCTCATGGGAACAGGTACCTTACTATGGATCAGATCTTCTGACCTTGCAATCTCCAGACGCTTAATCTCAACCAATGCTGCAGTTGCCACTGCAGTAGTAGCCACAAACAGACCAATTCCCATTCGTTGAAGCTCCGAGAAGCCTCTCTCTTTACCAGTCAGTCTACTTGCTATCGGCACAACGAAAGTTTCGTAGATTGGGACCCAAACAACAATGCTGATAACATCCAAGGATGACAGAGTGGCTGgcggaattttaaaggattcaATTTGATTGTTGAGGGCCATCCCTTGTTCTATAAACATTGATGAATTTTGAGCACATACAGTGAAGAACACAATGCCAGTTGCCCAGATTGGAAACATCCTCATTAATATTTTAAGCTCTTCAACCTGTGTGATAGTGCAAAGTCTCCAAGGATCATGAGAACCACCACGTTCATTCGACAAAATGACGGCAGCTTTGTCAAGGAAACTGTGAAGAAAAGATAACATATTAAGTAAGAGTGCATCTCAGTCTGTGCATCTGCACTACCGATACACAAATCTTGTGTTACATTACCTGTCATGACTCTGAAAAAAGGTCATTGTGTCCAGGAAGTTCCAAGACACAAACTTGCAAGATGTGAATGTCCGACTCAGACCAAAATAACATATTTGTGTCCATGCCGACTTTGTTACATAATAACACTTTTTagactaaattaattttatgtACTTTTtcaaaaagtatttttttaatctagtAATCTAAACTACATGTCACCATTTGGTTGTTTTCTCCCCATTTCTTTGAAAATTGGGTAGGAACTCTGGCATTCAGTTAAGAATGAGATGCACAATCAAGTCAATTTTAGCATTTGAACCCATTTGAACCCGGGTGGATGGGGAGGTTAAACAACCTCCTCATAGCATTTGTTTCTTTAAGGAATAGTACCATGTTAATGAAGCAAATATACCAAGGTGGCCAAGAAAAATACCTGAATTCACTACTATGTTCCAGCTTACGACTCCCCTCAATTGCAGAAGTCTTACCATGAAGCTCATAAAGAACAGAACTATCAACCGGCAAATCAACATTTCTCTTGTGGATGGCTGCAATAACCACCTGGCATACTCTTATAAGGGGGCTTCCTCCAGGTATCTGATATCTATATCTCTGAGAACCTATAAAAAAACTTCCAATAGCTAAGGCAATGAAGATAGTAGGAATTCCAAATCCAATTCCATATCCACAGTTTTGTTGTACCCAAATAAGAACTGTGCCAGATATCAAAGAACCGATgtttatagcaaaataaaaccAATTGAAGAAAGCACCCTTCTTTGTTCTCTCAACTGGATCAGTGTCATCAAATTGATCAGCACCAAAGGATGAAACACATGGCTTAATACCTCCAGACCCTAAAGCAATCATGTATAGTCCAACAAAGTATATCAGATACTGAGGCACGGTTGGTTGTGGACAAAAGGACCCAAAACATTGAGGAGGTTGAAGAGAAGGAACCAATGCTGAAAATGTCAATGCTGCCATCCCCTTCAATTAAATTGACATTGAGGAGCCGTTAGCACATGTTATCAACAGAAATGAGTGTGTAAATAATATAACAGATTCACAACCTGGACAAGTAGGTTTTCAATTGATGTATCATGCCAGTATGTATCAAGCTGGTGATTGCTAAGGTCACCATTATGCATGTGATCATAATATTATTATGAGATAAGCTTTATGTCTGCCCTCATTTTCCCTGTTTATAGTTAACCTTCCATTCATGAATAAACTACAATGCAGAAAACATCTACTATAATTATTTGGCGCTTAATTCACTAGCACATGCATAGCCAATACAAGTGAACCAATGAAAAAGACAAAATTATATGATATCTCTCCCAGTATGAAAATTTCTCAATATATGCATGTATTTGCATCTTACCAGAAAGTAAATTGTTGAGAAAACAGCAATAGTCTTGTACTTTCCCCAGTATGAGTCTGCTAAGGTTGCTCCAATAAGTGGCGTGAGATAACAAGTTCCTTGCCAAGTTGTAAAGTTCCTTGCTGCAGAGACATTTCCTTCATGCAATCTTGTCGATAGGTAAGTGACCAAACTTTTTGAGATGCCATAGTAGGCCAAGCGTTCGCAAACTTCAGTTCCTACCATGTAAGAAAAGCATTTGCCGATTAATTTTTAACATCAGATAAAAGTGTAAAAAGACTCATGTTTCAGGTATTCAAGACATCAGAACTTTTGATTTAGCATACGTTATTCCACAAACAAATGCTTCACATACATagaattgaaagaaaaaaaaaagctattgcAACTCAAGAATTTTACAAACTAGCGGGAAAAATATAATGTGTTCTGTGAAGTTCATATTAGGTTTGTGATAATCCCGAAGATAATGTTTCAAACTGGATTCTGGCTGAAACCTTACCAAGAATTAGTGAGCATGCCCTCCAATTGCCCGTTTCATGCTTCAAAATAGGTTGACCACTGAAGCCTACAGATCCATCGCCTGTGTAGTCATCAACATCCTACGGAGAGAAGCAAAGTACTAGTTGATTCTAAATTATTCATGTTTTTGTCAAACATGTTTAACGCATTTCACTCCATCAGTTTCAATCAATCTTCAAACCCATCCAAAAAGAAATCAAAACTTAAAAGTTACAGGTCAAAGTAACCATCAGATTTTTCAAGGAAATGACATCAGAGTGCAGACAATCAATCAAATTTCACAGAGAAAATAACTTCCACAAGTAATTTGTACGTGTCAATCCAATAAATCCTCAAAATTGTTGCGTGTTCCAGCATAATACCCAAGGTGCATCAAGGCTCTAAGCAGTACATCAAAAAATGATTGTCTTTATGAGCGGGACCCTGTGGCCTGTGGGCCTCACCTGTCAGTCATCACTGCGCCTCTAGAGTCTAGACCTTCACCTTCCCCGTTCCCCTTTCTCTACTCACGGCCATCGTTTTGCAACCGACTAATCGAAGTGTCACACGCCAATCTGACCAAGCTCTACGCGATCCCAAGAATCCAAGAACTGAGCAATCGAGCTGTCCATCATTTTCCCCCTCCCTTTTCTCACGATTTCTTTGCTAGGCCTTTTCTCACGATCCGGGCCAATTTAAGCATTTTCAATCGATCGGAACATAACCAAAACAAGAAACTAAAGAGGATTGGGAAACCCTACGAATCCTCGAATCTTGGTGGaacaaagaggggaaaaaagaagTTTATTCTTTTTCGTGTGGATATTGTGGGAGTACCTCCGGCTCTGTCGTCCGCACTATCAAGCTCTGCTGCTCCGCCTCCAGCGACGACCCCATGAATGCACCTTTTGCAGCTCGGAAGGGTTGCTGCACCCTCCACGAAGAAAGGTGTTCAGCTTTGAACTGCTTCTTTGGCAACTCCTGCTGCAAAAggactccctccatattttaatgcataacgtcgttgactttttaaccaacatttaatcattcgttttattcaaaatttttatacaaatataaaaatatttatatcatacttaaagaatatttgatgatgaatcaagtcacaataaaaataaatgataattacataaagtttttgaataagatggatggtcaaacgttggataaaaagtcaacagcatcatacattaaaatatgaagTTAGTAGGAATAATCCCAGAGGCCAGAACGCGAGAGCTTGAGACGTTAAAGAAACAGGCTTATCATTTGAGTTTTATGAAGGGGCCTTTCCTCCAACATGATAGGACCCAATTAAAATTGGTCGCCATCTCTCATATGTATCTCTTTGTGAAACCATGTGTGGTTATAGTTCTTTTGTGATGGGAAATTGACAAGTACCGGATGTGCAAGAAGTGTGTGTGTGGACTAACGTTGGTCAGGTTGCGACATCTGTGCCAAGACAACGGTTGTTTGGTTCATGTGTGTGCAGGTGATCGGGGTCGATCTTGGTCAACGGcggatcgggactagactcagggaggagttgaggtccaaaGCGATCAAGGATGCCGGGTGACAAGATTGGACACAAGGTTGCACACGGTGGACGAACACCGTGTGAAAAGGTCTTTGCAACAGGCTTCACAAGGCCAAGTGTGCAAGCATCGGATTCGCGAAGAAATCAGAAGGGACTGTGCAAGTGCATTGCTGCTACAGTACTTGCTGTAGGTagcatacatgcatgtacacGTACTGTACTTGTGCAAGGAGGAGCTTGCACTGTACTGGTTGCTACTAGCATGGCTCGGTGGAAAagtcaagctagctagctgtgcaTGTGCGCTGTGATTGGTTGGCAGGGAGGCCAAGCCAATCCAGCCGTTCCACGTGGCCCAAGATGGTGaatggctcggctcggcaggCCTGCATCGTCCAAGCAGCGACGGCCCAAGACGGCGGCCCATGGCGCATGGGCTCAGGAGGTGCAGGCAGCTTGCATGCGCAAGGACGCGCGCGGAAAAACCGTACGCGGCAACCCCCGTTTCGCGTGACTCGATCGGAGGCGGGTGCAGGAGCGCGGGACCCACACGCGATTTTGCAAGCGCGCGCGGGAGCGGCTCAGCGGGACGCGTGGCGGCTTCGGGCTGGTTGGGCGCTGGCGAGCGCGCGCTGAGGAAAAGGAGACGGAACGCGCACGACGCGGCTGGGCAACGTGGCAAGTTTGGATTCGTCAAGACGGAGAGCACGCGGATTCATCAgcaagaagaccatgtgagggtTCGGATCGATGAGGTGGCAATCATCTGGAGCTTTTCCTTTGAGTAGAAGGAACAATGGATGGACCAGATCTGttctgagttagggtttcgccctaggggtATTTGAGACAATGTCTTAGGGGTCttaggctataaatagagagatGGATGCAAGGGTGGAGGTCGCTCCTTTTGGTAATCATTTTGAGATGCTCGGTGAGAGAGTTTCCGTGtgagtttggagtgtgtttgcccgagaggcttttgtattaggattagtttggagtgtgtttgtccgagagattttaagtttgtgtTAATGTTCCTCTGAAGGTGTATGTTTGCTCCTAGTTGAGCGGTTATTTTGCATCACCTATAAATGAAATGATTTGAAGGATTTCATTTTTGCCTTGTCCATTTAAATTCCGCAAtttaaattccgcttgcaatttGAACTTTGCGATGAtgagttttgctctctctttctcacctcacttctagtttcgggaattccttttctcttcctcctctagtttcgggaattccttttctcttctttttctctcttcttttctagatCCGGCTTCTCTAATAGCCGCGATTCTAGTAAGGATTTTGAGAAATCCGGCTTGATGAGTATTTTCGGGGGCAAGATTTGAATTGctatattcaccccccctctataGCTGTTCTTGGtctttcaattggtatcagagcccggTTAAGTTCGTTGTAACCTAACCGTGGCAACGAACGCAGCTATGGAGGAAAAATACTCTGCGAAACCATTTGTTTTCGATGGACACAATTTTGTCATTTGGAAGGCACGAATGGAGGCCTACCTCCAGTCGCAAGGGCATAATGTGTGGAATAAGGTTAAATCTCCTTATACTGTGCCCGATGATGCTGACATCACGCCTGCAAATATGGCTCAGGTTGATTTTAATTATCGTGCAAGAAATGCAATCATTGGTGGAATTTCTTCTGGTGAATTTAATCGTGTTCAACACCACAAGTCCGCTCATGACATGTGGACTGCTCTGTGCAATTTCCATGAGGGAAACAATGATATTCAATTGGTTCGTCAGAATCAATTTCATAAAGAATATCAAAGATTTGAGATGCACCCAGGAGAGTCCATTGATTCTTATTTCAAACGTTTTGGAGAAATTATTTCGAAGTTGAGATCTGTTGGAAAAGAATTTTCTGATAATGATAATGCTCGCCATCTTTTGAATTGTCTTGATTATGGTGTTTGGGAAATGAAAGTTACTTCCATCACAGAGAGTGCACCTCTGAGTGACCTTACCATGGACAAGCTTTACTCAAAGCTAAAAACCCATGAGATGGATGTTTTCCATCGGAAAGGCCTCAAACACTCGATGGCTTTGGTAGCTGATCCCTCTGGTAGTACTTCTTCTAATGACTCAGCCTTTGTGTATGGTGGCTTCTCTCTTGCCGCTTTACACTCGGTCACTGAGGAGCAATTAGAGAAGATCCCTGAAGATGATCTTGCTCTTTTTGCTAGAAAATTCTCAAGAGCTTACAAAAATGTGAGAGatagaaaaagaggaaaaaccaATGAACCATTTGTGTGTTTTGAGTGTGGAGAGCCTAACCACAAAAGAGTGAATTGTcccaagttgaagaagaagagtGACAAGACGATCAAGAAGCCCGAGGGACAAGGGCGAAAGGGGAAGAAGGATTTGATGAAGAAGGCGATCCACAAGGTCTTGGCGGCTCTTGAGGAGGTGCAGCTTAGCGACATCGACTCCGACGACGATGATCAAGAAAAGGGGGACAAGGACTTCTCCGGGATGTGCTGTCTCGCCAACAACGAGGACTTCATCAACCTGTGTCTCATGGCGCTTGAGGATAAGGATGACTCATCGGAGCATCCTGAGGTATGTCTTGATGATATCCCTTCCTTGGATGGTTCTCTTTGTGATGATTCTTGCTCAGATAATGACTCTGTTGATGATGAACTAAGCAAAGAAAGAATGGCACACTTGATGATTGAAATTAGTGATAAGTATAGGTCTTCTAAGTATAAAATTGAGAAACTAAAATCTGAAAATGATGGAATGGCGCTAGAAATTGCTAGGCTTCGATCCATGATTCCTGAGGAGGATACCTGTTCTACTTGTGCTTCATATCTTTCTGAAATTAATCTCCTCAAGGATAAGTTGAAATCATGTGCTTTAGGAGCTGGGAATCCTTCTAGTGCTAGTGCTGCTTGCTCTACTTGCTATGAAATGAAAGTTGATATGGGTTTGCTTGAGATGGAATTGAAAGAACTAAAAGAAAAATTTGTTCATGATAGGATTGGTAGGTGTGAAAATTGTCCCATTCTCACTAGTGACAATGATGAATTAAGACAACAAGTTGCCATGCTTAGGACCAAGAATGATTTGTTAGAATCTTTTGCTACTAAGGAACCTATTCATTCTTCATGTGCTAATTGTGCTATCCTGGAAACTGAACTAAAAGATGCTAAAACTGTCATTGATTCTATCAAATCTATTGATTCTTGTTCTTCATGCATTTCTCTGAAAGTTGATCTTGAGTCTGCTAAGAAAGAGAACTCATACCTACAACAATCTTTAGAGAGGTTTGCtcaaggaaagaaaaagttgaaCATGATCCTAGACCAATCCAAAGTGTCCATAAACAATCAAGGTATAGGCTATGATTTTGCTGAGTCTTTGAGGATAGGTACCCATGAGATTTTAGGTGTCACAGATGGGATGATAGAACTAGCTCAAAAACCTATAACCTTCAAGTCTGCAGGTTTCATTGGAAACACTAGTTCTAGTACACCCAAAACCTCAGAACCAAAGATGGTACCTATGACTAGCAAGTCTAAGCCTGTAGAGTTACCTAGAcccaaaaatccaaaacaaGTTGAGCACAAGCAAAACCAGAGACAAACCAAGCCTGTAGAGAAAACCAAGTATGAGTGCACCTATTGTGGGAAAGCTGGTCATTTGGTAGGTTTCTGCTTTAGAAAGGCTAGAAAAGAGCGACAAGAACGTCTTAGGACTAGAAGAGCTACTAGAGTCCCTGAGAGGTTCGAGTGTGCGTGTCATTGTCGTTCAAGTGGTGTATCTCGCTTTCCTCGCCGAGATGTGCACCCTCGACGTGACCTAGCAGGGTTGGGGCAAAACAGACATGGTCATCTTGCATATAATTCTGCTCATAACACTAAAGATGCTTGTACTTCTCGCATGattcagtactggattcctaagtCATTTTTcactaaccccagtactgaatCATCGAGATCTGCTGTGTCTTTCTTGTAGGATTTTGGAGTAGGGAGAAGTAATTCTTGGCTTGTGGACTCCGGTTGCTCACGCCACATGACCGGTGAAGCCAAGTGGTTTACTTCTCTCACTCGTGCATCCAGTGATGAGACCATCACTTTTGGGGATGCGAGCAGTGGACGCGTGATGGCTAAAGGAACAATCAAGGTCAATGACAAATTCATGCTGAAAGATGTGGCACTAGTAAGTAAGCTTAAGTACAATTTGCTCTCTGTTTCACAACTCTGTGATGAAAATCTGGAAGTTCGTTTCAAAAAGGACAGGTCTCGAGTTCTTGATGCTTCTGAATCTCCTGTTTTTGACATTTCTCGAGTTGGTCGAGTTTTCTTTGCTAACTTCGACTCTTCTGCTCCTGGTCCTTCTCGTTGTCTCATTGCCTCAGAGAATAGGGATTTGTTTTTCTGGCATCGACGTCTTGGTCATATTGGCTTTGACCACTTGTCTCGCATTAGTGGTATGGATTTGATTCGGGGTTTGCCTAAGTTGAAAGTTCCGAAAGATCTTGTGTGTGCACCATGTCGTCATGGGAAAATGACATCTTCTTCCCACAAGCCTGTTACAATGGTTATGACAGATGGACCGGGACAACTGCTTCACATGGATACGGTTGGTCCTGCTCGGGTCCAGTCAGTTGGGGGGAAGTGGTATGTCTTGGTTGTTGTGGATGATTTCTCTCGCTACTCTTGGGTCTATTTTCTTGAATCAAAGGAGGAAACATTTGGCTTCTTTCAGTCTCTTGCTCGTAGTTTGGCTTTGGAGTTTCCTGGTGCTCTTCGAGCCATTCGCAGTGATAATGGCTCTGAATTCAAAAATTCTGCATTTGAATCTTTCTGTGATTCTTCTGGAGTCGAACACCAGTTTTCTTCGCCATATGTCCCACAACAGAATGGGGTGGTTGAGAGGAAGAACCGCACCCTTGTGGAGATGGCACGAACTATGCTTGATGAGTTTACGACTCCAAGAAAATTCTGGACTGAAGCTATTTCTGCTGCTTGTTTTATTTCCAATCGTGTGTTTTTGAGAACTATCTTGCACAAGACGCCATATGAGCTCAGATTTGGTCGTCGACCAAAAGTTTCACATCTCAGGGTCTTCGGTTGCAAATGCTTTGTTCttaaatctggaaatttggacaAGTTTGAATCTCGATCATTGGATGGCATTTTCCTTGGCTATGCTACTCATTCTCGGGCTTATCGAGTTTATGTTCTTTCAACCAACAAAATTGTGGAGACTTGTGAAGTcacttttgatgaggctagccCAGGAGCTAGACCAGAAATTTCAGGTGTTCCAGATGAAAGCATCTTTGTGGATGAGGAttcagatgatgatgacgatgattctATTCCTCCACCTCTAGACAGTACACCACCAGTGCAAGAAACCGGTTCTCCTTCGACTACATCACCTTCAGGAGATGCACCAACTACATCATCTTCAGCAGCTGAGGAGATTGATGGTGGCACATCAGGACCGACAGCTCCCCGACACATCCAGAACCGACATCCGCCTGACTCGATGATCGGAGGCCTGGGTGAAAGGGTAACTAGAAATCGGTCTTATGAACTTGTCAATTCAGCTTTTGTTGCCTCTTTTGAGCCCAAAAATGTTTGTCATGCTTTATCTGATGAGAATTGGGTtaatgccatgcatgaagagttagaaaattttgaaagaaacaaagtttggtcTTTGGTAGAACCTCCCTTGGGTTTTAATGTGATTGGAACaaaatgggttttcaaaaacaaaCTAGGTGAAGATGGTTCAATTGTTCGAAACAAAGCCAGACTGGTTGCACAGGGTTTCACCCAAGTTGAGGGCTTGGACTTTGAAGAAACTTTTGCACCAGTTGCTAGATTAGAAGCTATTCGAATTcttttggcttttgctgcttcaaaaggtttcaagctttttcaaatggatgtgaaaagtgcttttctgaATGGAGTTATTGAGGAAGAGGTCTATGTCAAACAACCTCCTGGTTttgaaaatccaaaatttccaaatcatgtgttcaaacttgaaaaagctctttatggtttaaaacaagctccCAGAGCCTGGTATGAAAGATTGAAAACCTTTTTGCTTCAAAATGGTTTTGAAATGGGGGCTGTTGATAAAACTCTTTTTACTCTTCATAGTGGTATTGATTTTCTTCTTGTCCAgatatatgttgatgacatcatattTGGTGGCTCCTCTCATGCACTTGTTGCCCAGTTTTCTGATGTGATGAGCAGGGAATTTGAAATGAGCATGATGGGAGAGCTGACTTTCTTCCTtggacttcaaatcaagcaaacCAAGGAAGGAATCTTTGTACATCAGACCAAGTACTCCAAAGAGCTCCTGAAGAAGTTCGACATGGCCGACTGCAAGCCAATCGCCACTCCCATGGCAACTACTTCATCGCTTGGTCCTGATGAGGACGGTGAAGAAGTTGACCAGCGCGAGTACAGAAGCATGATCGGCTCCCTCCTCTACCTGACTGCGTCAAGGCCGGACATCCACTTCTCCGTGTGCCTGTGCGCGAGGTTTCAGGCTTCTCCAAGAACATCACATCGCCAAGCAGTCAAGCGCATGTTCCGCTACATCAAGTCTACACTTGAGTACGGTATTTGGTACTCCTGCTCTTCTGCCCTTTCAGTTCGAGCTTTTTCAGATGCTGATTTTGCTGGGTGTAAGATTGATCGCAAAAGTACTTCTGGCACTTGTCATTTTCTTGGCACTTCTTTGGTCTCTTGGTCCTCTCGTAAGCAGTCTTCTGTTGCTCAATCAACAGCTGAGGCTGAGTACGTAGCTGCTGCTAGTGCATGTAGTCAAGTTCTTT
Coding sequences:
- the LOC4332182 gene encoding protein NRT1/ PTR FAMILY 8.3, coding for MEGVLLQQELPKKQFKAEHLSSWRVQQPFRAAKGAFMGSSLEAEQQSLIVRTTEPEDVDDYTGDGSVGFSGQPILKHETGNWRACSLILGTEVCERLAYYGISKSLVTYLSTRLHEGNVSAARNFTTWQGTCYLTPLIGATLADSYWGKYKTIAVFSTIYFLGMAALTFSALVPSLQPPQCFGSFCPQPTVPQYLIYFVGLYMIALGSGGIKPCVSSFGADQFDDTDPVERTKKGAFFNWFYFAINIGSLISGTVLIWVQQNCGYGIGFGIPTIFIALAIGSFFIGSQRYRYQIPGGSPLIRVCQVVIAAIHKRNVDLPVDSSVLYELHGKTSAIEGSRKLEHSSEFSFLDKAAVILSNERGGSHDPWRLCTITQVEELKILMRMFPIWATGIVFFTVCAQNSSMFIEQGMALNNQIESFKIPPATLSSLDVISIVVWVPIYETFVVPIASRLTGKERGFSELQRMGIGLFVATTAVATAALVEIKRLEIARSEDLIHSKVPVPMSILWQAPQYLLVGIGEVFTAIGQAEFFYNQSPDSMRSLCSAFALVTVSLGSYLSSFILTLVSYFTTRDDNPGWIPDNLNEGHLDRFFWLIAGLSFLNLLLFVYYAQQYKCKKAAAI